A window of Gadus chalcogrammus isolate NIFS_2021 chromosome 2, NIFS_Gcha_1.0, whole genome shotgun sequence genomic DNA:
caactaagcaaccacaagtctgggtgttcaggtgtctcactgggtgtcccccaggggtcagtcttgggtccactcctgttcaccacttacctcctcccgctgggcacactcctccgtcaccatggggtccattttcactgctacgctgacgacacacaggtctacatctccaccaaacccaccgctgccatcccccccagcctccctcatcacgtgcctggaagagatccggagctggttgagcaggaacttcctgaaactcaatggaaacaaaccCGAGGCCCTGCTcgtcggatccaaatccaccctcactaaatcacaacacaccccagctccactcataatcatcgatggattctcctccaaagtcaagagcctcggcgtcatcctggacaacaccctctcattcgcaccccatattcacaacatcacccggactgcattcttccacctgcgcaacatcgccagactccgcccatcactgacccaatccagcactgaaatcctagttcactcatttgtcacatcacgcatagactactgcaacgccctcctcaccggactccccaccaaactcatcaacagactgcagatcattcagaactcagccgcccggatcatcacccgcaccaaatcatctgaccacatcacccctgtcctcatccaacttcactggctcccagtacactaccgcatccaatacaaaaccctactcctcacctacaaagctctccacaacctagcccccagttacctctgcgacctcctccaagaatacactccctcccgctccctccgctcaacctctgctggactactatgtatccccacatcacgactcactacaatgggtgcctgcccggtcattcagctgttcaccacccaggctctggaactccctccccccacacataaaacagtcagacaccattacaaccttcaagtcacaactcaaaacgtacctgttcaaactcgcacacaccgtctaactgatcactgttataattgtttgtttgttttgttttgtcttgtttttgttttatttattttttatttattatgtttatttatttatttatttattttttccacaatgtcttgtttttttttaaacgatttatgatgactatatgctctgtaaggtgaccttgggtgtcttgaaaggcgcctctaaattaaatgtattattattattattattatgaaacaACTGCATATCAACAAATCGTTCCTCACTTGGCAAAATAAAAATTGTTTGGGGGTTGGCTTGCTTTCCATGCTGTCTGAGAACCATCATCATCTCCAAACGGTACTCAAGACTAATATGACAATCATTCTAAGTTTGTTTCTACTATATGTTAGATTTTGGGTTGCATGAACATGGCTATTCAAGGCTGACCAGCGacacaaaaaaaacctgaaGAAACTTTGGTCGCCTAGCAACCACATGTGCCATGCTTCCCACACAGGCTTCAGTTGGAGTGGGAATGCTCACGTATGCCCAGTGTGTTTGCACACTCAGCTCACAGCACTTCCTAGAATGGTGGTAACTCGGGACTCAAAAGAGAGGCAGATTTTGCGGATGTATAGTCGACCATAAACATCTGATAAAATAATACTCTATATTGTATACTTGAGCAATTTAGAGTCCCTGGATACTGGTGTTGTTTAAGTATTGCCACTATTGATGTTAACCTATTATGGGATGCAGCACCATAGCATTTTCTGTCTTCACCCTGGTGGTCAGCTGCTCCAAGGCCACATCAACAAGCAATGCCAATACACTGTCCCTGGATgggcaggcatacacacacacacacacacacacacacacacacacacacacacacacacacacacacacacacacacacacacacacacacacacacacgcacatacatatatgtataatttttttatcatatgtttatttatatatatatatatatatatatatatatatatatatatatatatatatatatatatatatatatatacacacacatgtgataacacacacaaacacacacaagctttgAACAATGGAATTGCGTTGCAAGCAATGACTGCTGCATTTTTGGTGAGCATTGGAGTAAATAAAGAACTTCAACACACAACCTACTAAAAACATTAATGGAGCACATGAACATCGCAAACAAATTAGTAGCCTAatttaaaacagaaaaaaaaaatcatccatCAGAAACTTTATATAGCAAAGAGATCGTATTTCTCGGCTGACTTCTGAGCATCTCCCGCCAGTACCATGGCCAGCACGATCAGCTGAGAGAGGATGACGTCACATCCACATGCTTCTTCTTATTCTCAGGATTATTTCAAGAAGGtattagttgttgtttttacgAGACACATtgtagatttatttatttatttatttattttttaccgtTTCAATATTTATTATTCAGTATTTCTGGCATTGAGTGCTTTCCACGTGATGCAGCATCGCGCACTCGTCGAGCCAGTGTTCAGATGGGCCGCTTGCCGACTCCGTAGATTTGGGGCGCAGAGCTCTGCAGCGAGTTCTTTACCTCATTACATACGACAGGGGGCACTGGATCCTTGGAGATTTGTGCCCCTGCATTCTGGAATCCGATattgttttctttcttgtttGTTCAGTAATCACTTGAATACTGCCagccagtggcggtgggtcaatagagggctcAACACTCGAATATATCTGCCGACTATGAATCCACCATTACAAATACGAAATAAATCATCAAAAATAAATAGGCTAGAATTAATTTGCATTTGCTGAaatgttgtaggcctatagtgATGACAATAAgactcaatatcagaataataATCATGGGACAAATAGAGATAGCTGCAgtggaatggccataaagtagAAACCATTCTGTCCAATCATCTGAATCTATCTGAATACCCCCCAACCATTATACATTGTTTTAGTTAATTTCCAAATTAATGTTCTTCttggttatttatttctctctgtgGAAATGTGTATGACGTAATCCACTGTAGTGTTTATGCCAAATAGTTTAATTGAATAGTTTAATTGATTCAAATCAGTTCATTAATAGGTAAAAAAGAATTGTAGGAGTTTTTTTGGCTTCATATTGTGAGTGGTTCCGCAACCTTACAGTAGGCGGCGACTTCCTTCAAGACAATTAGaggtaatataggcctacaggcaCGTCTAATTGTTACGTTGGGGatgatctcacacacactgtcctcgGAAAAGGTCTCTCTCGCATACTGTATGCAACGGAACGATTATACGGTAAGATAATGATTACAATGTTAATTTATAGGCCCTTATTGGCTATAAGGACCTCTTATCACTATGGGTCAACGTTTTTTACTttaaaagtttatttttttaaatgcattatCAACGGGTCCgattaaaatgaaatgaaagaaaTTGACCGAGATcacaaaaataacatatttCTAAAAACATTGTCAAATGCTGacaattttaaaaacaaaactttaTGTAAGCTAGTGCACCCATATGGATACAGCCTGCAACCGAATAGCATTTTATCAaactttttccttttgttttgtctGCTTATTATTTCTTTGATCAGCGCAAGTCGGTTGGATCTCTAAACTCAGGTGGATGCAGATCCCGTGCACAGGTGGCGCTGACCCCCTGCATTGGTGCTTCGACCCCGAGCAGCGTCGTGTGTCGCTTGCTAACGACCGTACCCCCACTCCGTCgccctcaccctcacacccacCCGGAGCCATGGGCCGACCCAATCGCTTCAAGACCACCGTGACCGGCTCTAAATCCACTTTTGCCAACCGACACGTGGCGAGCGGAACGGTGGGGGTCAGGTGCAGCAACAATAGCAGTTGCGGGGGGAAGGTGGAGGGGTCCGAGCGTGGAGAAAGGGCATCGCTGGGCAGTGGGAGCCCGCGAAAGGTGCTCGTGACAGGTGGAGGGGGATACTTTGGCTTCAAGCTGGGGAGAGAACTCGCGAGTAGGGGGATGAAAGTCATCCTGCTGGATATACAAACGCCCCAAGCGGATCTTCCGGATGGAGCAGTGTTTTATGAGGTTGGTTGTGACGATAGATTTCTTAATATTGATTGAacagtgtaaaaaaaaataacccaAAGAACTTTCGTTTATTATTTAAAGTTGACACATAGCCATACACATTAGATATGTAAGCCTACTCTGAATTGTGTTGTTTATGTGAGATATAACGTTATTATAACTAATATTTGTTCagaacattatttattttttcacgtTTCAATAACATTTAACTATGTTTGGAAGAATTATGTCAATGCTATTTAAATGAACTTTTATTGATGTGTAATAGACTATTGGCTGTTTAAATAGCAGACGTTTTATAGAAACTTGCTGTGTATGCCGTGATTGGTTAAATTGCTAAATGTACTAATGAACTACTAAGGTTTTCCTTAAAATAGCTTCGGTGTGTCTTTATgaggctgtgtttgtttgtgtgtgtgtgtgtgtgtgtgtgtgtgtgtgtgtgtgtgtgtgtgtgtgtgtgtgtgtgtgtgtgtgtgtgtgtgtgtgtgtgtgtttgtgtgtgtgtgtgtgtgtgtgtgtgtgtgtgtgtgtgtgtgtgtgtgtgtgtgtgtgtgtgtgtgtgtgtgtgtgtgtgtgtgtgtgtgtgtgtgtgtgtgtgtgtgtgtgtgccagtgcgcGAGCCTTAACTCGCATTGGCTAATTCTGCGTTGTATTTACAATGAGCCGGGAGACAACTGTTGCTTTGCCACGAGAGCTTTAACTTTGTGTGGGAGCACATTAATCTAAACGTCAGTGCTGTCTGTCTCACACTCACTATCTCTCCAGCAGGGCATCTCTCCGACTCGCGAGCATGTTAAATTACAACATCTGAATTAACATACCCACTAAACAAatgaatttaaacaaaaatacaaaaatagattAAAGGAATAAAAGGATCCTTGGTGAAATATAACGTAACTATAAATACACTGGTTACATGCGCTCCCatccatgtgtgggtgtgtgagtgtgtgagggggacCAATACCTTAGTGAACACATGGACCAGGTGAATGATCCACCCCAAGCAGCAGGTGCTAAGTGCCTGGGGCGGGGCCCTGATTCAGGTTACCAGGGCCAGACCCCGTGCCGCTGAGCAAATGGGATCATGTCTTGTATCCAGCTCTCACCTTAATTATACAACCCTCGATTCTAACGCACCAGGTAGCTTGAGCCACTTAATACACCTCACAACCTCACCTCAACCGCTCCACAAACAACCTGCTGTTATCAATAAAGTCAAGTCTTTTAGAGGAGGCTTTTTATTCCAAAGTGACCTCTGATGAAATAGATATGAAAACGGGCTGGTATACAGGAatggggcatcttgctcaagaacGACTAAAGGCCCACTCTCTCTCATAGTGGACACATGTCATGATTAAAGGGTGTCAAGACAAATATGTGAGCCTGGTTTTCCttataattcataataattaataattcattgaatttatttagcgcttttctagacactcaaagacgcctacagtgaaggggggacctcactaaccaccaccagtgtgtagcacccacttgggtgatgcacgtcagccaatcggcgccagaacgctcaccacacaccagcttgaggtggagagtgagggatgaggtggagagtgagggaaaagaacatttaaacactatcgaccataatTAAACCCTATTATATTAAGGGGCATCACATGTTGGCCATTAACAATAACCATGACTGTAGAAGAACATAAGGACAGTTCTTTTGTCACTTTCAGGGGGACATCCGGGACTATGCCTCGCTCTTCAGGGCGTGTGAAGGAGTAGAGTGTGTCTTCCACACAGCCTCCTGCGGCATGTCTGGTCCAGAACAGGTTAGGGAGTAGCGATGTTGACTAACTATTCCAGGATATGAATGGATGTGGAGTTTTTATGATTTCTTATGATTGTTTTTACCTTCTTGTGACGAAGCTGAGGAAGGAACTCGTTGAATCCATCAACGTCAGCGGTACAAACAACATCATCAATGGTAAGAAATCAGACCAAAGCAATCATGTTTTCAACACACATCATATGATGATATATTGAACGTGAATTAATGGTTGCTATTACACATTTATTGTTTCAGTATACGTTGCAATCTTGTGGGATTCATTTTTGCAGCAATCAAACAGATATAGAAATTAAACCTTGAAGAATATGCATAAGTGCAGTAAAAGCATCAAGCGGGGTACCAAAGTAAAAGCGTGTGGCCGCAGCATCATCTCCGCAGGATAATTCATATTTGTGGCTGTATTTTCTCTCCTTGTGGCTTCACAATTACAATCATACGAATATGAATACCATTGCCTTCTCCAATTAATTGACCTTTCCATGTTTTCTAGTTTGCAAGGAGCGAGGCATCTCTCGGCTGGTGTACACGAGCACCATCAACGTGGCCTTCACGGGCCAGCCGATCGAGGACGGGGACGAGGAGTCCCAGCCCTGCGTCCCACTGAACATGGTGAGTGGGTGAGTCCCAGTACAACATCTATGGGTTTGCCTGCTAGGCAAAATAATGCATCTAAACCGTGTGAGTATGCTTTCTATTTCAGTATTTAGACCACTACTCAAGAACCAAATCTATTGCAGACCAGATGGTCCGTGAGGCCAACGGATGCGGGCTAAAAGGTTGGGGTGCATGAAACCACCATGACGAAACTTTTTGAATCATGTGATATGTTATTATTGTAATCTTTTGACCGCCCAATTACACTCTACGCTTAATGCGTCCATTTCCTTAAAAATGTCCTTTTCCAACAGGGTTTGTGTGAGCCGTTACTTGGTTAGCGCAGTGTAAAAATACAACTGCAGCCCATTTAGAACCTACATCTGATAAAGAGCTAAGCTTGACTGGAGATGAATTGACTTTTTGGCGGTCTGCGCTTCATTCATGGGCTACAATTCATTACCAAGCAGCAACGTCAAAACAGAACAGCTGTTAAGCCTTTATTTCCTTTCTTTGTGGCAACTCTATACCTACTCACTGACTAGTCTCGCTAATGTATTCAATTATTCTAAAAACCAGTAGACCGGGTTTCGTTCGGCtatatatacgcacacacaccagtctaCTGTTCCAGCTTCGCCCGCTGAGGATATGCTATTCATGCATTATTTAAATACGGTGCATTAATTATTACACGATTTGTGACATAGATCTTGGATATAACATCTAAAAGGGTTATATAAAACCCTCTCCGGAGCTGTATAGATTTCACCTGGTGTGTATGGATTTACAATCATCTGCCTTTACacctttctgtgtgtttttgtgtgtgtgcctaagtGAACAGATATGTTTGAAGTTTTCTTAGTTGTTGTTAGTTGCTggttgaaaatgaaaaaaaacgtcaATGGTAAAATGACTTGTTCTCCGCACCATTTGCTGGAAGTTGCTGTAGCAATGGTTAATGTGTACATATATGTAATATGCCTTTGCATTGACAAAGGATTGTCAATGGAGATCAAGGATAGAAGGAAAAAAACGAATTTTAAAGAAAGTGGGTACTTTCCCAGAATTATCTGGTAAATGATCCACTGGTAGCAACTCAactctttttttattcattatgaAAATGTGGACGGTGAGCAGTCAAGTGTCGGAGTAACAGAGATCCGGAAGGGAGTCTAGTTGCTGAGGAGCTCTGTGAGATACTGAGGGCAAGGGCGTCAGGGATCTGGGAATCGGAATCTTGGCCATTTATTTCTGCTCATACTGGAGCCTATCCAGGGTTCTGCCGGGAACCCCTGATAGGAATGCAAACACATAACTTCCTGTTTCCCAATGTAGATTGAACAAATATTTCCGGTTCATAAAAGGGTTCATAAATTGTATTATTCTTCTCATTTATGTTGAACACAGGTGGCGGTCGCTTGAGAAGTTGCGCCTTGCGTTCCTCTGGCATCTATGGGCCCGGAGAGAGGAGACATTTCCACAGAATGATGGTGAAGAACCcacacagataaacaaaacaacaaaacaaatcaacaaGACACATTTCAACTCATGTCTTATTCTATCCCAGTTGACGATGGGCTGTTGTGGCAGAATGTAGGTCTGCCTGGAGAATGTACATTATTAATCAGACGTTGGCAGGTATCCAGTTGCTGTCTGTTCTTTCATCCCTGTCTGTTTTCTGGTTTTCTAGATGGATGGGGGCGTgtttggggggggcgggggttgagGAGTGTAGGGTTTGGACCGTGATGGAGCCCCGGTTCTGCTTGTGCCTTGTTGTTTGAGGCCAATGACTTCTTGGTGGAAAATATAGACATGTGTTGTAATGAAATGTACAGATAGCCCTATTGTTACGCATACACCCCCACCTCTCCATCCCACATAAGACTTGTTATCAATCTCtaccccttccctctcctctgtttCGCATTAAGCTTTTTAGgagacactttcatccaaagcgacttacagagGATTCTAAATACATCTCATTAATGTAGCAGGGTTAGGAGTTCAGCGATTGACTATAGGTAGGTTGCATCGACATTGGGGGGAACCGAAACCAGTACCGTAAGGCTGGTAGTCGAACACCCTAGTCACCACTACAtaatcctcctctcctccacctccttctacTCTCTGCAGGAGAACCTGAGGCGTGGTTTGATAGGCTTCCAGTTCGGTGAGGCCCGGGCTAAAATGAACTGGGTGCATGTTGACAACCTGGTGATGGCGCACGTGCTGGCGGCTGAGGCTCTCACAGCCCAGAAACATGGCATAGCTGTGAGTGACTTTATGCACCTCAGCTGGCTGACCAAAACAACTGGGCCATACATTAAACACTATGGAAATATATATGTgggtatgaatgaatgaatggatgatttATCTTTCTTTTCAGTGTTTTTTACAGTTTTGGGACCAATCCACTGCGAAATTATaagacattttaaatcaaatatatattattcaaaTAATAATGATCGTAAACATTGGCCGTACTTGTAGTTATAGGTTGTTGTAACACATGTTGGCCTATTACCCTGAGAGGAATGCAAGGTTGGAGTGagctgtgttagtgtgtttgtgtttgcgtttgcgcatgcatgcatgcatgcgtgtttgtgttttaattgCCCACTTTTAATGGACTGGATTTTTCATCCTCTTTCAGAGTGGCCAGGCCTATTTTATTAACGACGGCGTGTCAGTCAATGTGTTTGAGTGGCTTAATCCATTGGTAAGTAACTATTCACTCCTAGTATTTAGTCATTGATAAGATGCTTTTACCAAAGTGGCTCACTGTGAATTTAGACACAGGTCATTGAGGGATAGGTAGGGGGTCATGATCTGTTGGATATCAGGATGCAGACTGCTGACCTTGGTGATCAAACACAATACCTTTTGGCTGGTAATCAAACACCCAACATAATCAACAAGCTGCTATCAAACTTTATCAGTATCAATGTATTATTGAGGAGTCATCATTTTGTTTTATGACATGTATCTGCCCTGTTATCGTTGCAGTATAAAATGTTTGGTCACAGAAGACCGATGGTACACCTGCCAGTTTCACTGGTCTATTGGATAGGTAACTGCTTTCTTGATGACCttgtttgtttgcctgtgtcTGATTGTCTTTTTAGTTTTGATAAGTTTTGTAAGTTCATTTACTttttttgatatttgttttttattattagtttgttatttttaagcAAAACTGTAAGACTAACATGTGTATTTCCCCCCTGTCAGCCACCATTCTGGAATACCTTCATCTAGCTCTGAGACCAATCGCTGAAACCCCGCTTCTCTTCACAAGAAATGAGGTGATTAGACTCATTCAAAGCCGAACACAATAACCGCACTAAAAATGCTTAATTTTCTCTATTTATAAAGGTTCACATGTTGCAAAACACCCAATGTGCTTGTCTGTGTAAGGGACCATTGTTGTACTCATTGACACATTGATCTCAGGTGAAATCCGTTGGTCTGTCATACCTGCTCTATAACCCATCTAGTCAAACAATCAAGAATAGACATACCACCGCTATTAACATTGAAAAGTGTGTGATCTTCTATTTGTtggtatacgtgtgtgtatatgtgtgtgtatatgtgtgtgtgtgtgtgtgtgtgtgtgtgtgtgtgtgtgtgtgtgtgtgtgtgtgtgtgtgtgtgtgtgtgtgtgtgtgtgtgtgtgtgtgtgtgtgtgtgtgtgtgtgtgtgcgtctgtctatgcatgtgtgtgtgtgtgtgtgtgtttgtgtttgcatgcatgtgtctgtgcatttgtgtgggtATGAGTGCACGCATGTGCACTTGCatctttgtgtgtatctgtgcatgcctgcatgtgtcACTGTGGGCACGTGTCTGAGTGGAGCTGAAGAGTTTTGATTAATCCCTCAGTCTCACAGCTTTCCTCTTCTTAATGCcagactctctcccccccctatcCTTTAATTATGCAGAATTCTAAACCCAATTAAACTATGGATAGATAGGGAGTAACTGTTTATGA
This region includes:
- the sdr42e2 gene encoding putative short-chain dehydrogenase/reductase family 42E member 2 codes for the protein MQIPCTGGADPLHWCFDPEQRRVSLANDRTPTPSPSPSHPPGAMGRPNRFKTTVTGSKSTFANRHVASGTVGVRCSNNSSCGGKVEGSERGERASLGSGSPRKVLVTGGGGYFGFKLGRELASRGMKVILLDIQTPQADLPDGAVFYEGDIRDYASLFRACEGVECVFHTASCGMSGPEQLRKELVESINVSGTNNIINVCKERGISRLVYTSTINVAFTGQPIEDGDEESQPCVPLNMYLDHYSRTKSIADQMVREANGCGLKGGGRLRSCALRSSGIYGPGERRHFHRMMENLRRGLIGFQFGEARAKMNWVHVDNLVMAHVLAAEALTAQKHGIASGQAYFINDGVSVNVFEWLNPLYKMFGHRRPMVHLPVSLVYWIATILEYLHLALRPIAETPLLFTRNEVRNVAVSHTFKIDKARRELGFCPKQHDLGESVEHYVKTQTLTSDPWDLSLRWKFPASSHTFVLLLFMLGLSVVLILM